The Choloepus didactylus isolate mChoDid1 chromosome 13, mChoDid1.pri, whole genome shotgun sequence genome contains a region encoding:
- the LOC119508001 gene encoding transgelin-2-like, with the protein MDLEQILIQWITTQCRKDVGRPQPGRENFQNWLKDGTVLCELINGLYPEGKAPVKKIQSSTMAFKQMEQISQFLQAAERYGINTTDIFQTVDLWEGKNMACVQRTLMNLGGLAVARNDGLFSGDPNWFPKKSKENPRNFSDDQLQEGKNVIGLQMGTNRGASQAGMTGYGMPRQIL; encoded by the coding sequence ATGGACCTAGAGCAGATCTTGATCCAGTGGATCACCACCCAGTGCCGCAAGGATGTGGGCCGGCCCCAGCCTGGACGTGAGAACTTCCAGAACTGGCTCAAGGATGGCACGGTGCTGTGTGAGCTTATTAATGGACTGTATCCTGAGGGCAAGGCCCCAGTGAAGAAGATCCAGTCCTCCACCATGGCCTTCAAGCAGATGGAGCAGATCTCTCAGTTCCTGCAAGCAGCCGAACGCTACGGCATCAACACCACCGACATCTTCCAGACTGTGGACCTTTGGGAAGGGAAGAACATGGCTTGTGTACAGCGGACACTGATGAACCTGGGTGGACTGGCGGTAGCCCGGAATGATGGCCTCTTCTCTGGGGATCCCAACTGGTTTCCTAAGAAATCCAAGGAGAACCCCCGGAACTTCTCAGATGACCAGCTGCAAGAGGGCAAGAACGTGATCGGGTTACAGATGGGCACCAACCGTGGGGCATCTCAGGCGGGCATGACTGGCTATGGGATGCCACGCCAGATCCTCTGA